Within Sorangiineae bacterium MSr11367, the genomic segment GTGAGAATTGTAACTTCCCACCATTCAGAGCGACAAAATCGGCATTCGCCGCGCCGTCGCAGTGGAACGACTGTCGTGCCGGGCCGTTGGTGTATCAAGCACCCAAGAGCGTAAGCTGGGCGCTGATTTCGTCGGCCGCGCCTCGCAAAATTTCGATGATCTCGCCGATGCGATCCGAGTTCATGCGGAAGTCAGGCGCCGCAACGGCCAATCCGGCAACGACGGAGCGCTCCGCCCCACGAATCGGCACCGAGATGCCAACCGCGTGCGGGTCGAGCTGCCCGTGAGCAACGTAATAGCCATTGCGGCGAATCTTCGCGAGCTCGGTCCGTAGTTTCGCAGGATCGGTGATGGTCGCCTTGGTGAACCTCGGCAAGGGGTGTCGATCAATCAGCTCGCGGAGCTCGTCTTCGGGTTGCCATGCGAGCAGAATCAGCCCAGCGGCACCGGCATTGAGCGGCATGACGTCCCCCCGCTCGTACGACAATCGGATTCGGTGCGGTCTGTCTTCGCGTTCCAAACAGACCACGCGATCGCCACTGAGGCGCGTCACGATGACCGTCTCGTCCACTTGATCGGCGATCCGCTTCATGAACGGTACGGCCACCTTGGTGAGGTCCCACCCGTGGCGGGCGATCTGCGCCAGCGCCAAAATATGCGGCCCGAGCCGGAAGCCGCCATCCCCATCTTCCGCGGTAACCAGCCCGGATGCCGTCAGGCTCTCCAAATACCGATACGCCGTACTCCTCGCCACACCGAGTTGGCTGGCG encodes:
- a CDS encoding IclR family transcriptional regulator, with the protein product MSDSNRGAGRPRNASSDRTLDTLLLFDREHPVLSASYVASQLGVARSTAYRYLESLTASGLVTAEDGDGGFRLGPHILALAQIARHGWDLTKVAVPFMKRIADQVDETVIVTRLSGDRVVCLEREDRPHRIRLSYERGDVMPLNAGAAGLILLAWQPEDELRELIDRHPLPRFTKATITDPAKLRTELAKIRRNGYYVAHGQLDPHAVGISVPIRGAERSVVAGLAVAAPDFRMNSDRIGEIIEILRGAADEISAQLTLLGA